AAGACAGCAAGTCAATTTTGCCGGAACGCTGGAAGAATTCATCGCGCATATGAAAAACGATCCAAAAGCATTCCCCTATAAGCGCAGTGAAGAGATTCTACAGGCTTTTAATTCAGTTTTACAAAAAATCAGTCCGAAGCTGAAAACCATGTTTACGGTAACACCCAAAACCCCTTTTGAAATAAGACAGACCGAAAAGTTCCGCGAAGCCAGTGCCAGCGCGGAATATGTGGTAGGTACGCCCGATGGTAAAAGGCCAGGCATATTCTATATCCCCATCCCGGACCCAATGAAATTTAATGTGACTTCAGGTATGGAATCGCTTTTCCTACATGAAGCTATTCCGGGGCATCATTACCAGATTTCTCTTCAGCAAGAGAATACCGATCTGCCAGGTTTTATGAGATTCGGTTGGTTTGGGGCGTTTGGTGAAGGTTGGGCGCTGTATTGCGAATCATTAGGTGCTGAATTTGGCCTTTATACCGATCCGTACCAGAAAATGGGCTCATTAAGCGACGAAATGTTGCGTGCGGTACGCCTGGTGATCGATACTGGCCTACATACCGGTACCATGACGCGTGAGGAGGCAATTGCCTATTTCCTAAATAATATTTCCTATGATGAAGCCGCCGCCACTGCCGAGGTGGAACGGTATATGGCCATGCCCGGCCAGGCACTCAGTTATAAGATCGGTTCGCTGAAAATCCGCGAATTAAGGGATCAATATCAGCAACAACTTGGCAGCCGTTTCAGTTTGGCAAAATTCCATGATGAACTTTTAAACCAAGGATGTTTGCCACTTGATGTCCTGAGCCGTAAGATGGAACTTTGGGCAAAAAGACAATAATGTTTAATGATTAAACCCTTTTAAGTTTAAATTTTACACGTATTTTATAAAAATTGCGGGTTATGGGTATTAATTACCATTAATTCTTGTAAATAATTTATAGATGTAAGAATGTATTTGTTAACTTTATCCAGTAAAAAACTATGTCACCCATGGAAGCCAGTTTTCCTTCCTCATCATTTCTCTTGAATCAGCATCTTTACGGCAGCATTCTCCACAAAGCACCGTTTGGTTACTCTTTAATGAATGCCGCTTATGTGATTGAGCATACCAATGAAACCTGGCTGGAGATTGTCGGCAAACGTCAGGAAGAAGTAGTGGGTAAATCAATTTTCGATGTATTCCCGGAAGCTGTAGAGCAGCTTAGCACGATTTTCTCCGAGGATAACCCGCGCGAGACATCTTCTGCGGAACACCGCCTGAAGATCAAAAGAAGTGGCGATGCCGGCGCTGTGTATTTCAATCTCGTATATCAGTCAATTTATGATGAGGTTGGGAATTTTCAGTATTATTCCATCGTTATAATTGATATCACACACCTGGTAAAAATTAAGAACAAGGTGAAAGAGGAAGCAGAGCGCTTGCGGTTGGCCACAGAAAGCTCCTGCACCGGGACTTGGGACCTGAACCTGAAGACGCATGCACTCGTATATTCACCCTCACTGGCAAAGATTTTTGGGTATAATGAGCAGGAAGTGGTTACCCATACACAACTGCGCTCACATCTTATGGAAGAAGACCGCATTAATGTGGTAGACAAAGCCTTTGAAGCCGCCATAAAAACCGGTATCTACCGTTGCGAAGCACAAATAACCGACCGTTTCGGCAACCAAAAATGGATTTTCACCAACGGAAAGATTTTTTACGACGAAGAAGGACTGCCGGACCGAATGCTCGGGATCATGCAGGATGTTACCGAACGTAAACAAAGTGAGATCCGGCAGTTACAAAGTCACCACGAACTAAATACAGCTATTGAAGCTACGAAACTTGGGCTGTTTGAGATGAATCCTGAAACCTTCGAAAAATCAAACTTTTCCCCACGGTTCCTAGAGATTTTAGGCTATGATCCCAAGACAGAAACTGTGGATACGCATGTTCTAGAGCGGCATATTCACCCAGACTTTGTTCATATCCGCACGCAGGCACTTCAGAAAGCCCGCGAAACCGGCGATCTGCACTATCAGACCAAAGTAATCCTTCGCAATGGCAGCATAAAATGGATCGAGCTTTACGGTCGGTTACTTTCTTCTCAAAAAGGCAGCCATGCTTATATTTCCGGCACCATCCGCGATATTACCGACCTTAAGGATTATGAGGAAAAAATAAGCGAAAGTGAAAGGAAATACCGCTTTTTAGCTGATGTAATGCCACAAATAGTGTGGATTCGTGAAGCAGATGGGCAAATGACTTATGTAAACAAATCTACCTTAATCTTTACAGGGCGCCCTTATGAAAACATTACTAAAACCGATGCCTGGGCTGAAATCATACACCCCGAGGATAAAGATGAAAGTCAACGCCTCTGGGAAAAAAGCATTACCGAACTGAAACCGTTTTTTTGTGAACACCGTTTCCGCAATGCCGCCGGTGACTACCGTTGGTTCATGAGCCGCGCCTATCCAGAAGTGGATGAAAACGGCGTCGTGACAAAATGGGTAGGCACCAGCACCGATATTGATGAAATGAAGCGCCAGGAAAGACAGAAAAACGATTTCATCAAAATGGCTAACCATGAACTGAAAACACCAGTAACCACCATAAAAGGTTATGTGCAGTTGCTTAAAAAGATGCGTGGCAATTCTGAAGATCAGTTTCTGGTAAACTCTTTAGGCACTATCGAAAATCAGGTAAATAAATTAAACGCGCTTATTGGCGACCTGTTGGATATTTCGCGGATGGAATCCGGAAACCTGCCACTGAATACCTCGGAAATCTCCATCGTAAAGCTGGTTACAGAAACCATTGAAGATATTAAAGCGTCCGAGCAGAGCCACGACATCATTTTCAGCCTGAGACATGCCGGTGACATCGAAGTGACTGCCGATAAAGACCGTCTTACGCAGGTGCTTAACAATCTGCTTACCAACGCGATAAAGTATTCGCCACAAGCCAATAAAGTGCATGTTGCCCTTTACGTAGAAGATGGGCAGGCCATTGTTTCCGTAGAAGATTTCGGTATCGGGATGGATAAGGAAGAGTTGGGCAAAATATTCCATCGGTTTTACCGTGTATCCGGCGATGATGAGAAAACATTCCCCGGCTTTGGCATCGGTTTATACATCGTGAAGGATATCCTGAAAAGACATGGCGGTAAAATTTGGGTAGAGAGTGAAAAAAACAGCGGAAGCAAATTCTTTTTCTCGCTTCCTGTATCGCAGAAAATATAAATAACAGCGAATATGTATATACTGGTAGTTGATGACAACAAAGATATCTGCCAACTTATTGAGAACATTCTGCTATCAGAAGGTTATCCGGTGAAGTCATGCCGCAATCCGCTGGAGGTAAGCAAAATCATTAGTCAAGAGAAACCAGATCTAATTATTACCGATATGCTGATGTCGGGCTTTGATGGCCGAACGTTGACAAAACAGGTAAGAAACTCCCCGGAAACCCAGGATATCAAGATAATGATGATGTCGGCTCATCCCGATGCCGTCGCTATAAGCGAGCAGATTGGCGTGGATGATTTTCTGACCAAACCATTTGAAATTGATGATTTGGTAGATAAAGTGGCCAGTTTACTTAAATAGTTTGGCTATACACTTTGATTCGGGAACAGCATTTTCGTAATGAAATCTTTTTCCCGGTTGCCGCGCGCAGGCGAATATTCGCGGCCATAGAAGATGATCTGAAGATGAAGGCGGTTCCAGGCAACTTCCGGAAAAATCTTTTTTGCGTCGCGCTCGGTTTCCACCACGTTTTTCCCTTCCGTAAGTTTCCACTGTTTCATCAGCCTGTGGATATGCGTATCTACCGGAAATGCGGGCACGCCAAACGCCTGGCTCATCACCACCGACGCCGTTTTATGGCCTACACCGGGCAGCGCTTCCAGTTCTTCAAAAGTTTGCGGTACAATGCCCTGGTGCTTTTCGATAAGCATCTCCGCCATTTTCTTTAAATTTTTCGCCTTCGTATTGCTGAGTCCGATTTCTTTGATTAAAAATTTAATTTCATCCTCTTCCAAAGCCGCCATTTTAAAAGGGTCGCCCGCCACTTCAAAAAGTTTTGGTGTGATCTCATTCACTTTTTTATCGGTGGTTTGCGCGGAAAGCGCCACCGCCACCAGCAATGTGAACGCATCTGTATGATCAAGCGGAACCGGGACTTCCGGATAGAGTTTCTCAAGTTCAGTCATCACGATTTGGGCTCTTTGCTTTTTTGTCATTTAAATTTTAAATTTGGTCAAAATTAAACATTATGCTAAAGGTTGGCGACAAACTCCCCGAATTTGAAGGTGTAAATCAGGACGGCGAGACAATTAATTCTAAAAATTTTATAGGTAAAAAACTCATCGTTTTCTTTTATCCAAAAGCAAATACGCCCGGCTGTACCGCACAATCCTGCGATTTAAATAATCATTTTTCCACACTTAAAAAAGAAGGTTACCAGTTACTTGGTGTTTCTGCCGATCCGGTAAAAGCACAGAAGAAATTTCATGAAAAATTCGGGTTCCAATATCCATTGCTCGCCGATGAAACCAAAGAGGTCATCGAAAATTTCGGTGTTTGGCAACTCAAAAAATTCATGGGTCGCGAATTCATGGGCATCGTTCGCACGACTTTTATTTTCGACGAAAATGGCGTCTGCACGCGTGTAATCGAAAAAGTAAAGACCAAAGAAGCCGCGAAGCAGATTCTGGAAGAGCAGTAATTAGCTTAACATCCGCTGCGCTTTCCTCACACCTTCAACAAGAATATCGATTTCCTCAAACGTATTATACACCGCAAAACTCGCGCGCACGGTGCCGGCAATTTCGAAGAATGCCATGATCGGCTGCGTGCAGTGGTGTCCGGTTCTTACAGCGATTCCGATTTTGTTGAGAATCATACCGACATCTGACGCGATCCCGATTCCTTCCAGATTAAATGAAACGACGCCAGTTCTGGTCGCTTTTTCACCATAAATTCTAAGACCGTCCAGCTCCAGAAGTTTCTGCTGCGCGTATTCCAGCAAAGCATTTTCATGATTCTGCAAATGCTGGTGACCGATGCTTTCAATGAAATCTGCCGCTGCACCAAGCGCGATGTTTCCGCCTACATTCGGTGTGCCGGCTTCGAACTTGAACGGAAGATCTGCGTAAGTGGTTTTATCAAAAGAACAGGTCGCAATCATCTCGCCGCCACCATGAAACGGCGGAAGTTCCCGCAGGATTTTTTCTTTGCCATAAAGGATGCCCGTTCCCATCGGCGCGTACATTTTATGCCCGGAAAACACATAAAAATCACAGTCGAGTTGCTGGACATCAATCTTAAAGTGCGGGGCCGCCTGCGCACCATCAATAACGATAAGCGCATCCGAATTTTTCCGTGCGAGTGCAATGATTTCTTCTACCGGATTCACTACGCCAAGTGCGTTCGATACATGGTTCACCGAAATCAGACGTGTTTTTTCGCTGAGGTTTTTTTCAACAAAATCAATTTGCAAGATACCATCGCTGTCGATCGGGATTACCTTCAGTTTTGCGCCGGTACGTTCGCAAAGCATCTGCCACGGCACGATATTCGAGTGGTGCTCGAGGTAAGAGATAATGATTTCATCGTCTTTTTTCAGCCAGGCCGTCAGCGAATAGGCGAGCAGATTGATGCCTTCCGTAGTTCCCCTGGTGAAAATGACCTCAAAGTCGTGCTCAGCGTTGATGAATTTCTGGATCTTGCGTCTCGAAAGTTCCATTTCTTCGGTCGCTAACTGACTTAACGTATGAATACCGCGATGCACGTTGGCGTTAATTTCTGTGTAATATTTTTGCCACGCATTTAAAACAGCTAATGGTTTCTGCGAAGTGGCGGCATTATCAAGGTAAACCAGTGGCTTTCCGTTAACGCTTTGATCTAATATCGGGAACTGGTTTCGTATATGTTGAATGTCGAACATTTGAACTTATTTAGAATGCCTCAAATTTACGGAATTTTATCCGGCCTTCAGCTTTAGTCTGTATGGCATCATTACAAAAAAAAGTTCCGGAAAACCTCCGGAACTTTATAATGATGTACTTTTCAACTTAAATCTTAGAAAGCAGATTTCTGAAATTCGTTTTCTCGTCGATGATTCTGCGCAAATCGGCTACCGGAACTCTTTCCTGCTGCATCGTGTCGCGGTCTCTCAAAGTAACCGTGTTGTCCGTCAATGTATCGTGATCGATCGTGATACAGAACGGCGTACCGATCGCATCCTGACGACGGTAACGTTTCCCGATGCTGTCTTTGTCTTCATAAATTACGTTGAAATCAAATTTCAGTTCGTTGAAGATTTTCTCGCCATATTCGCCTAATCCGTCTTTTTTCATCAAAGGTAAAATCGCTGCTTTTACCGGCGCCAACGCAGGCGGAAGCGAAAGGACTGTTCTTTCCGAGCCGTCTTCCAGAACCTCATCTTTCAGTGAATTTGAGAAGATGGCGAGGAAAAGGCGGTCCAGGCCAACCGATGTCTCCACTACGTACGGAACATAGTTTTCGTTTCTTTCAGCGTCGAAATACTGCAGCTTGCGTCCGGAGAATTTCTCGTGCGCGCTCAGGTCGAAATCGGTTCTCGAGTGAATGCCTTCCAGTTCTTTAAATCCAAACGGGAATTTAAATTCAATATCAGCCGCGGCATTTGCGTAATGTGCCAGTTTTTCGTGATCGTGGAATTTGTAGTTTTCTTCGCCCAAGCCTAAAGCCAAATGCCAGTTCAGACGTTTCTGCTTCCACTCTTCATAGAAACCGAGTTCGGTTCCCGGCGGAACGAAAAACTGCATTTCCATCTGCTCGAATTCGCGCATCCTAAAGATGAACTGTCTCGCAACAATCTCATTTCTAAAGGCTTTCCCGATTTGCGCAATTCCGAAAGGCAGCTTATGACGCGAAGTTTTCTGCACATTCAGGAAGTTCACGAAAATCCCTTGTGCGGTTTCGGGCCTCAGATACAGGTCGGTCGCACTTTCCGAGGCGGCGCCAAGTTTCGTCCCAAACATCAGGTTGAATTGTCGCACCTCGGTCCAGTTTTTAGAACCAGTGTCAGGATCGGCGATTTCGAGTTCTTCGATCAAAGC
This DNA window, taken from Chryseobacterium sp. 6424, encodes the following:
- a CDS encoding PAS domain-containing sensor histidine kinase, which gives rise to MEASFPSSSFLLNQHLYGSILHKAPFGYSLMNAAYVIEHTNETWLEIVGKRQEEVVGKSIFDVFPEAVEQLSTIFSEDNPRETSSAEHRLKIKRSGDAGAVYFNLVYQSIYDEVGNFQYYSIVIIDITHLVKIKNKVKEEAERLRLATESSCTGTWDLNLKTHALVYSPSLAKIFGYNEQEVVTHTQLRSHLMEEDRINVVDKAFEAAIKTGIYRCEAQITDRFGNQKWIFTNGKIFYDEEGLPDRMLGIMQDVTERKQSEIRQLQSHHELNTAIEATKLGLFEMNPETFEKSNFSPRFLEILGYDPKTETVDTHVLERHIHPDFVHIRTQALQKARETGDLHYQTKVILRNGSIKWIELYGRLLSSQKGSHAYISGTIRDITDLKDYEEKISESERKYRFLADVMPQIVWIREADGQMTYVNKSTLIFTGRPYENITKTDAWAEIIHPEDKDESQRLWEKSITELKPFFCEHRFRNAAGDYRWFMSRAYPEVDENGVVTKWVGTSTDIDEMKRQERQKNDFIKMANHELKTPVTTIKGYVQLLKKMRGNSEDQFLVNSLGTIENQVNKLNALIGDLLDISRMESGNLPLNTSEISIVKLVTETIEDIKASEQSHDIIFSLRHAGDIEVTADKDRLTQVLNNLLTNAIKYSPQANKVHVALYVEDGQAIVSVEDFGIGMDKEELGKIFHRFYRVSGDDEKTFPGFGIGLYIVKDILKRHGGKIWVESEKNSGSKFFFSLPVSQKI
- a CDS encoding PleD family two-component system response regulator, producing the protein MYILVVDDNKDICQLIENILLSEGYPVKSCRNPLEVSKIISQEKPDLIITDMLMSGFDGRTLTKQVRNSPETQDIKIMMMSAHPDAVAISEQIGVDDFLTKPFEIDDLVDKVASLLK
- the nth gene encoding endonuclease III, which produces MTKKQRAQIVMTELEKLYPEVPVPLDHTDAFTLLVAVALSAQTTDKKVNEITPKLFEVAGDPFKMAALEEDEIKFLIKEIGLSNTKAKNLKKMAEMLIEKHQGIVPQTFEELEALPGVGHKTASVVMSQAFGVPAFPVDTHIHRLMKQWKLTEGKNVVETERDAKKIFPEVAWNRLHLQIIFYGREYSPARGNREKDFITKMLFPNQSV
- the bcp gene encoding thioredoxin-dependent thiol peroxidase → MLKVGDKLPEFEGVNQDGETINSKNFIGKKLIVFFYPKANTPGCTAQSCDLNNHFSTLKKEGYQLLGVSADPVKAQKKFHEKFGFQYPLLADETKEVIENFGVWQLKKFMGREFMGIVRTTFIFDENGVCTRVIEKVKTKEAAKQILEEQ
- a CDS encoding aminotransferase class V-fold PLP-dependent enzyme, yielding MFDIQHIRNQFPILDQSVNGKPLVYLDNAATSQKPLAVLNAWQKYYTEINANVHRGIHTLSQLATEEMELSRRKIQKFINAEHDFEVIFTRGTTEGINLLAYSLTAWLKKDDEIIISYLEHHSNIVPWQMLCERTGAKLKVIPIDSDGILQIDFVEKNLSEKTRLISVNHVSNALGVVNPVEEIIALARKNSDALIVIDGAQAAPHFKIDVQQLDCDFYVFSGHKMYAPMGTGILYGKEKILRELPPFHGGGEMIATCSFDKTTYADLPFKFEAGTPNVGGNIALGAAADFIESIGHQHLQNHENALLEYAQQKLLELDGLRIYGEKATRTGVVSFNLEGIGIASDVGMILNKIGIAVRTGHHCTQPIMAFFEIAGTVRASFAVYNTFEEIDILVEGVRKAQRMLS
- a CDS encoding glycine--tRNA ligase; this encodes MAKQEDVFKKLISHAKEYGFIFPSSEIYDGLSAIYDYGQNGAELKNNIKQYWWKAMVQMNENIVGIDSAIFMHPTIWKASGHVDAFNDPLIDNKDSKKRFRADVLLEDYCAKLEEKAQKEIDKAAKRFGDAFDKNEFETTNGRVLEYRQKQKTILSRMAKSLENNDLADVKALIEELEIADPDTGSKNWTEVRQFNLMFGTKLGAASESATDLYLRPETAQGIFVNFLNVQKTSRHKLPFGIAQIGKAFRNEIVARQFIFRMREFEQMEMQFFVPPGTELGFYEEWKQKRLNWHLALGLGEENYKFHDHEKLAHYANAAADIEFKFPFGFKELEGIHSRTDFDLSAHEKFSGRKLQYFDAERNENYVPYVVETSVGLDRLFLAIFSNSLKDEVLEDGSERTVLSLPPALAPVKAAILPLMKKDGLGEYGEKIFNELKFDFNVIYEDKDSIGKRYRRQDAIGTPFCITIDHDTLTDNTVTLRDRDTMQQERVPVADLRRIIDEKTNFRNLLSKI